The following are encoded in a window of Alosa sapidissima isolate fAloSap1 chromosome 10, fAloSap1.pri, whole genome shotgun sequence genomic DNA:
- the chtopb gene encoding chromatin target of PRMT1b isoform X1 yields MSSQAAAKVVVKSTTKVSLNDRFTNMLKNKQPPAVNVRATMQQQHASTARNRRLAQQMENRPSVQAALQNKQAKTLKQRLGVQARLGRQMVTATRGGVGTRGFAVTGFRGVMRGGGRGRGAFFRGAMPLRGVMRGRGGPARLAVRRGLRQRGGQVGRAGVLVSRGARPGFGGRGRGVGLRGRGAFTNRGGARGAFTNRGGARGSFTNRGGARGGFGNRGGARGGFGNRGGARGAFAGRGGARGRGRGRGWGAGHSELTREQLDNQLDDYMSKTKGHLDAELDAYMAQAEDME; encoded by the exons ATGAGCTCTCAAGCAGCAGCGAAAGTTGTGGTGAAAAGCACGACCAAAGTGTCTCTGAATGACCG CTTCACTAATATGCTGAAGAACAAGCAGCCTCCTGCAGTTAATGTGAGGGCCACTAtgcagcagcaacatgcatCCACTGCTCGGAACCGAAGGCTTGCCCAGCAGATGGAGAATCGCCCCTCAGTCCAGGCTGCCCTGCAGAACAAACAGGCTAAG ACTCTAAAACAACGGCTAGGCGTCCAGGCACGGCTGGGCCGCCAGATGGTCACCGCGACCCGAGGAGGAGTGGGCACTAGGGGCTTCGCAGTGACTGGATTCCGAGGGGTAATGCGTGGTGGTGGCCGTGGAAGAGGTGCTTTCTTCAGGGGAGCTATGCCTCTTAGAG GTGTGATGCGCGGCCGTGGAGGACCTGCTCGACTGGCAGTGAGGCGGGGCCTGAGGCAGAGAGGAGGCCAGGTGGGCCGAGCTGGTGTGCTGGTCAGTAGAGGAGCCCGTCCTGGATTCGGAGGAAGAG GTCGCGGAGTGGGTCTCCGTGGACGTGGCGCATTCACCAATCGGGGCGGAGCACGTGGCGCATTCACCAATCGGGGCGGAGCACGTGGCTCATTCACCAATCGGGGAGGAGCTCGTGGCGGGTTCGGCAATCGGGGTGGAGCACGTGGCGGATTCGGCAATCGGGGTGGAGCCCGTGGTGCTTTCGCCGGTCGGGGTGGCGCACGCGGTCGTGGCCGGGGTAGAGGTTGGGGTGCTGGACATTCCGAACTGACCCGAGAGCAGCTGGACAACCAGCTGGACGACTACATGTCCAAAACCAAAGGCCACCTGGATGCCGAGCTGGATGCCTACATGGCCCAGGCCGAGGACAtggagtga
- the chtopb gene encoding chromatin target of PRMT1b isoform X2, with protein MSSQAAAKVVVKSTTKVSLNDRFTNMLKNKQPPAVNVRATMQQQHASTARNRRLAQQMENRPSVQAALQNKQAKV; from the exons ATGAGCTCTCAAGCAGCAGCGAAAGTTGTGGTGAAAAGCACGACCAAAGTGTCTCTGAATGACCG CTTCACTAATATGCTGAAGAACAAGCAGCCTCCTGCAGTTAATGTGAGGGCCACTAtgcagcagcaacatgcatCCACTGCTCGGAACCGAAGGCTTGCCCAGCAGATGGAGAATCGCCCCTCAGTCCAGGCTGCCCTGCAGAACAAACAGGCTAAGGTATGA
- the smad10b gene encoding mothers against decapentaplegic homolog 4, with protein MSVNAPNSNDACLSIVHSLMCHRQGGENEGFAKRAIESLVKKLKEKKDELDSLITAITTNGVHPSKCVTIQRTLDGRLQVAGRKGFPHVIYARLWRWPDLHKNELKHVKFCQYAFDLKYDNVCVNPYHYERVVSPGIVGLSIQNTGPPGRLIKEEYSHDCIQMDVPPSRMPSQSNHLSTDHYGQPLPPLQLHPESSHPTPVSHYGNIPRSPPATGPMLSMQGGHNEGLLQIASPRSLSSTPPPSTPSHGPPQTPSSQSDYGTPKHSQSQGSFHTTWTGSSTASYTPVGPQQNGRSHQPSSHQQPTHHFWSQHHTPASFPQPVSNHPGPEFWCSISYFEMDIQVGEMFKVPANCPVVTVDGYVDPSGGDRFCLGQLSNVHRTDASERARLHIGKGVQLECRGEGDVWMRCLSDHAVFVQSYYLDREAGRAPGDAVHKIYPGAYIKVFDLRQCHRQMQQQAATAQAAAAAQAAAVAGSIPGPGSVGGIAPAVSLSAAAGIGVDDLRRLCILRLSFVKGWGPDYPRQSIKHTPCWVEVHLHRALQLLDEVLHSMPLADPGPAN; from the exons ATGTCTGTGAATGCCCCCAATAGTAATGATGCATGTCTGAGCATTGTACACAGCTTGATGTGCCATCGTCAAGGGGGGGAAAACGAAGGTTTTGCCAAACGAGCCATTGAGAGCTTGGTGAAGAaactgaaagagaaaaaagatgaGCTAGACTCCCTCATAACTGCCATCACCACCAATGGTGTCCACCCCAGCAAGTGTGTCACAATCCAGAGGACGCTGGATGGAAGACTCCAG GTTGCTGGGCGGAAAGGCTTCCCCCATGTGATCTACGCTCGGCTGTGGCGTTGGCCAGACCTCCATAAGAACGAACTCAAGCATGTCAAGTTCTGTCAGTATGCCTTCGACCTCAAATATGACAATGTCTGTGTGAATCCCTACCATTATGAAAGGGTTGTGTCACCAGGCATAG TGGGACTCAGTATACAAAACACTG GCCCCCCAGGGAGACTAATCAAAGAGGAGTACAGCCACGACTGCATCCAGATGGACGTCCCTCCCTCTAGGATGCCCTCCCAGTCCAATCACCTCTCCACGGATCACTACGGCCAGCCGCTGCCCCCTCTTCAGCTCCACCCAGAGTCTTCCCATCCCACTCCCGTCAGCCACTATGGCAACATCCCCCGCTCGCCTCCAG CAACTGGCCCGATGTTGTCCATGCAGGGGGGCCATAATGAGGGCCTGTTGCAGATCGCCTCCCCCCGGAGTCtgtcctccacccctcccccctccactcCCAGCCACGGCCCTCCGCAGACCCCCTCCAGTCAGAGCGACTACGGCACCCCCAAACACTCCCAGTCCCAGGGCTCCTTCCACA CTACCTGGACAGGCTCCAGTACGGCCTCCTATACACCCGTAGGACCTCAGCAGAATGGACGCAGTCACCAACCGTCATCCCATCAGCAGCCCACTCATCACTTCT GGTCCCAACATCACACACCTGCTTCTTTTCCTCAACCAGTATCCAATCATCCAG GTCCAGAATTCTGGTGCTCAATCTCATACTTTGAGATGGATATCCAGGTAGGGGAGATGTTTAAGGTTCCAGCTAACTGCCCTGTGGTGACAGTGGATGGCTATGTTGATCCATCTGGGGGTGACCGGTTCTGTCTGGGCCAGCTGAGCAACGTTCACCGTACTGACGCGAGTGAGAGGGCTCG GCTACACATCGGTAAAGGGGTGCAGTTGGAGTGTCGTGGGGAGGGCGATGTGTGGATGCGTTGCCTGAGCGACCATGCAGTCTTTGTGCAGAGTTACTACCTGGACAGGGAAGCAGGCCGAGCCCCTGGCGACGCGGTCCATAAGATATACCCGGGGGCTTACATTAAG GTGTTTGACCTAAGGCAGTGCCACAGGCAGATGCAGCAGCAGGCGGCCACAGCTCAAGCAGCAGCCGCTGCCCAGGCCGCCGCTGTGGCGGGCAGCATCCCGGGGCCTGGCAGTGTGGGGGGCATTGCTCCAGCTGTCA GCCTCTCAGCAGCTGCAGGTATTGGGGTAGATGACCTGCGGCGCCTCTGTATCCTGCGGCTGAGTTTCGTGAAGGGTTGGGGCCCAGACTACCCACGGCAGAGCATCAAGCACACCCCCTGCTGGGTAGAGGTCCACCTGCACCGGGCGCTGCAGCTGCTGGACGAGGTTCTCCACTCCATGCCCTTGGCTGACCCGGGCCCGGCCAACTGA
- the syt11b gene encoding synaptotagmin-11b, with translation MAEITEIRAAYDMSPVLAGFIGAGVLVVAVVTLVFLWVCCQRRRRRSTGAYKLHGIQSEPYDPATDPPYKFIHMLKGISIYPETLTNNKRVVRLARKAGWRGDRRQGPTTEDQERGEAVVDGADVGAAAAENGQVPYINRSEDDDGQCDGASRHPLRLERDLPIRADYSCLENVSAPSSSSSSSQSSATATPFTPATDDELQSLGELSLAVDYNFPKKALVVTIQAARGLPAVDERAGSADPYVKMTILPEKKHRVKTRVLRRTRQPVFDETFTFYGVPYSALPELTLHFLVLSFDRFARDDVIGEAVVPLAGVDPSTGKVQLTQLISKRSMQCVNRGELLVSLSYQPVSHRLSVVVLKAKHLPKMDITGLSGNPYVKVNVFYGRRRIAKKKTHVKKSTLDPVFNESFIYDVPAELLPDISVEFLVMDFDRTTKNEVVGRLVLGARSSLPAGAAHWHEVCGNPRRQVSKWHSLSEY, from the exons ATGGCTGAGATCACCGAAATCCGAGCAGCATACG ACATGTCCCCGGTGCTTGCGGGCTTCATTGGGGCAGGAGTGctggtggtggcagtggtgaCTCTGGTCTTCCTCTGGGTGTGCTGCCAGCGGCGCCGCCGCCGGTCGACGGGCGCCTACAAGCTCCACGGCATCCAATCAGAGCCATACGACCCGGCAACAGACCCGCCGTACAAGTTCATCCACATGCTGAAAGGCATCAGCATCTACCCAGAGACGCTGACCAACAACAAGCGGGTGGTGCGACTGGCCAGGAAGGCCGGCTGGAGGGGGGACAGGCGCCAAGGGCCGACCACCGAGGACCAGGAGCGGGGCGAAGCAGTTGTGGACGGGGCCGACGTGGGAGCCGCAGCAGCTGAAAACGGGCAGGTCCCCTACATCAACCGATCGGAAGACGACGATGGGCAGTGTGATGGCGCGAGCCGCCACCCATTGAGGCTGGAGCGCGATCTGCCCATCCGGGCCGACTACAGCTGCCTGGAGAACGTCTCagcccccagcagcagcagcagcagcagccagagCAGTGCCACGGCCACCCCCTTCACCCCGGCCACTGACGACGAGCTGCAGAGCCTGGGCGAGCTCAGCCTGGCCGTGGACTACAACTTCCCTAAGAAGGCCCTGGTGGTCACCATCCAGGCGGCGCGGGGGCTCCCGGCTGTGGACGAACGGGCGGGCAGTGCAGACCCCTACGTCAAGATGACCATTCTGCCCGAGAAGAAGCACCGCGTCAAGACCCGCGTGCTCCGGCGCACCCGACAGCCCGTCTTCGACGAGACGTTCACCTTCTACGGCGTACCATACAGCGCACTGCCCGAGCTCACGCTGCACTTTCTGGTGCTGAGCTTCGACCGCTTCGCCCGCGACGACGTCATTGGTGAGGCGGTGGTGCCACTGGCTGGCGTCGACCCCAGCACGGGCAAAGTGCAGCTCACACAGCTCATCAGCAAGAGGAGCATGCAG tgtgtgaacCGCGGAGAGTTGCTGGTGTCTCTGTCCTACCAGCCGGTCTCCCACCGGCTCAGCGTGGTGGTGCTCAAGGCCAAACACCTCCCTAAGATGGACATCACCGGATTGTCTGGCA ACCCGTACGTGAAAGTGAACGTGTTCTACGGCCGTCGGCGCATCGCTAAGAAGAAGACCCATGTGAAGAAGAGCACGCTGGATCCCGTTTTCAACGAGTCGTTTATCTATGACGTGCCGGCGGAGCTACTGCCCGACATCTCTGTGGAGTTCCTGGTCATGGACTTCGACCGCACCACCAAGAACGAGGTGGTGGGCCGCCTGGTCCTTGGTGCACGGAGCTCTTTGCCGGCCGGTGCCGCCCACTGGCACGAGGTCTGCGGCAACCCACGCCGGCAGGTGTCCAAGTGGCACAGTCTGAGCGAGTACTAG